TTAACCCAAAACTTACCTCTAGCCTATTGAAAGTGAAGGGGTAGTTGTTGTGACAGCAAAATATATGTATGCACTCAGACATTTGTAAATTATGTTCTAAATCTGAAACTATgtggggttctttttttttttgtaaacatgggaaataaaacaacattttcaaaaaaaaaaaaaaaaaagatctgtagGCTCATAGACCTTGAGTATAGTCATGTAAGTCATGTATTTTAAATGGATATCGACTACCAAGTGTCCCAGCacctgcccttagacttccagtGTATGTTCATTTCAGACcagcatttttttattctggTTGTTTCTATGGACTGGGAAACATGTCTATTGAAACCACCCATATACCCCTGCTGAAAGAAAAACTCCAATAggaaccatcacagaaattctaatggtttccactacaaataccattacaaaccatcagctaaccattaaatccattaccattattggtccttaatggcatccactagacataacatgccaccaaaacaaggcaacaaattaccagtagagacccacaggaaccattacagtttccattaaaaccaaaacatttcccattataaccattaaaaccattacaaatgacAAATACAGATGCAGAATATAAAATTTAGAATACAGAATACAGAATATAGAAGTATTCCCATAatggtactgtgtgtgtgtgtgtgtgtgtgtgtgtgtgtgtgtgtgtggtgaaggtgGGCGTCATGTTTATGAGTTGGTGCGatacattttcacattaaaactccaaactttattttatatccaGTACTATTGACTCTGTGGGGCAGGTGAGAGatcatgtgtgttttgtgaggTAAATTAGATCAGGCAAATGTGTTCCCTCTTTTATCAGATGTACTGGAGAGCGAGGCATCAGGGGACCAATCAGGTGTGAGTTGAACGGGCACGAGAAGCCTGTACCTGAGAAGCCTTCACCTGTAAATGCGCGAGCCCAAACTGATACAGCGGACAGTGCCGCGGTCACGTGCAGCCACCTGGCCCTTCTCTAAAAACCTGCCTCTGTCAGTCTGGAGGAAGctaaaagaaaaactgaaataaaaataaaagacaaaacaaagtgATCAGTCATGCTAAGCGTGAGGgttatgttgttattttgtctcgCTTTGCTCGGTGTTTCTCGAGCCGCTCCGGAGGACGTGTACATCAAGGTGGTTCGCCTGCTGTCTCCGGGGGAAGAGTACCTGAGTGAAACCGCGCTGCAGTCCTTTTTCAAACTTCTGGAGAAACGTGTGCAATGTGCCGGTGTGTCGTGTGAAAAGGTACGGCTGTTTTTTAGCTTCATGCTTCAGCGCACTTTTAAGGGGTCGAGGTCCAAAACACAGACGCGGTGAGGTACCGTGTGCTACACTTTCCCTCGGCCATGTAGAAGTTtaattcaaacacacactcacactcacacaggtaCATTTCACTCTGTTTTCCAAAGAGTTCCTTCAGcactttaaatgtttacacCTAATGTTTACATAAAAACTTAAGAAGCTGTTTCTCATAGCAGATcttgctaatatatatatatatatatatatatatatatatatatatatatatatatatatatatatatatatatatatataatgtgtgtgtgtgtgtgtgtgtgaagaagaaGTAAAAATAGAGGCATTGTTTTGTACAGCACAATTCATACAGGCAATGACTAAGCAAAAAAACCAAATATAGGCTAATAGAGTGAAGCATAAATAAGATATAGTAAAATTGACAATACAGTTAAAAGATCAAGTGCAACACAAGGCTGTACATGCTCATTCAAAGCACAAAAGATCATTAAAGATGATTAAAAATGGCCAAGTTTGGGCTTGATTTGAGGTTTTGGGTATTTTAGGATTGATGGCGTAATAGCTAAATATCAAATAATTCAAAGTATAGATATAAAAGGTAAAACTTActtaaggtaaaaaaaatatatatctttcatTTGTCAGatctttataaaaatgttttttctcttCGCACTAAAACAGTTTAATCTGTTAATCTATTGAATGTTTCTTCACTGGAGTTTCAGGAGCAGTAGTGAAAAGTGAAGTGTATtttagagaaaaaagagaatgtgttcatttaaaaaaaaaataataatgatgatgataaagttTGTTGTTATGAAACAGATGGGTAGATTTATTATAATAGACCATGTACAACTTTTCAATgtaatgttcattgttaaatttgtcagatttttctttataccagtattgTGCCTTGTTGTCTGATTTTTGTTTCTTCACCGGAGTTTGTTTCAGGTATATGAGCTTATAGAAAAGATACactgtaacatactgtataataataataataatataaaaacaataatgtaaagtacactgtaaaaataaataaatcaatcaatcagataaTTTTCTGGCAATAGGAATATATTCTGGAGGAGCAGATCTTGTTAACGCGATCCTCACAAAGCATGTATACACATTATTgctagctatatatatatatatatatatatatatatatatatatatatatatatatatatatatatatactattacAGCCAATTCattatcacaattttttttcttttatttgtcaagtcctttatttatttatttatttatttatttatttgtacgtTTTTCccataaaattatatattatagtgtGACTGTtgtgtgagggtttttttcttgttcctgTATTGGCGTTGTTTCAGGAATAGTCACTTAGGATGTATAAAAGAGTATTTTGGAGGAAAACACAATGGTAATCATTACGGATAACAAATTTGGAGCAAAACCTCATCAGATAACATTTCTTCATCTGATGTTAATTATTTAGAAACATTAGAAAGATCAGGATTGGCAGAGAGGATTACAAAATCATTCATTGTTCTTTTCTAACCctaaaattgtattttatatatatatatatatatatatatatatatatatatatatatatatatatatatatatataaagtaccCCCAGATCATTTATAACTTTTGTCCACTTGGATTGCTCAAgacctgcttttcttttttacttttaacgCTTTCAAAGTTCTTACATTGTGTTTTAAACATGTGTAAACCTTTTGTAGAACTTTCATTTGGGAAAGTAAATATAGACTAccttaaatgtacatttaatataaaaactaATATAATGTACAAAGTTATACCTTATGGACTAGTTATGGACTAGTGTTCTATGTTAAAAGACTTCCCTGGATACTCAGTTAccagtttaaatattttgacacaaaaaaaagtaggtTTGTCTTAATGCTTTTCTTGCTGAATACATAATTCCATATTTGCTATAACATTGTGTTAATGTTTTCACTAGTAGTATATAATAGTGGATAAACGTGTGTTTTTTTAAGTACAGGTGTGtccaaattattaattattatttatatatatatatatatatatatatatatatatttgtttgtttttttttctttttttttttttgttctttgtttgttcgtttgttttaaAGGTCCACAAGTACTTTTTTAAGAGTATATTATTATGATGGTTATTAACTTATAATTATAAAACAGTTTTTCTATACTGACACATTGTACACTTAGACAAATCACTAATAAAATCCTCCCCACTCTATGATTCTCACAGTCCAGTCTCGTTCATTCCGATTGTATCCTTTGTTTATATTTGACCACTGAGAATGCTTTAGTACAGATCATCATCTGTTCAGATCATTGCTCAGTCACCAGGCCTTTAGAAAAGCCACACAGTATTACAATACAGATTGTCAGTGAACTCATGGGTAATTTAGGTcgtcattctgtgtgtgtgtgtgtgtgtgtgtgtgtgtgtgtgtagtgcttgTCGGAGGAGAGTGTAGGGCAGCTGGTGagcaactactccagctccagtGGTGTGCAGGTGGAGGGTTTCTTCAGGTTGGCTGCTGGATTCTCTCTGCTGCTCAGCTCCCCCTCGAACACCTGCACGGCCATCACAGAGGGACGCTGGGAACAGGAGACGAGACGCTTTATCCACATGCTGTTGGACCACAGTGAGCACAGCCTGGATGAGCTCTTACATGATATCGAAGAGCATTATATACCTGAACATCACAATGGGGTAAATATAAGGGGTAAAGTAACAAATCTAAATACTGTTATTATTACCTCGATTGAAATTATGAGCCATAATACAGATGAAATTCACCCAAAACTGaaaggttttttcccccttaaaatTTATCCCACTAAGGGCGatttcagacctgtagatctgtgCTTTATTCTGAAATGGGGATTGAAATTGTTACAATGTTGTATTTTCTCCTTGGCTTGGTTCGTTTTCACAAGTGTACCACaatgtgtttatgcaagtcacatgtaagtaaactgtcctctcattggtcagagtgcACCTGTTTATGTTCTGGGGTTCTGTCCATAGCGGTCATCCATCCAGATGTTTAGACAGCAGCTCCGTGAGCTTATTGTGGCTTTCTTTTCACCTGTAGTTTTTATAATTGATCTAATTTATATGTTCCGCAGAGGAATTAAAACCCATCTCATTCACATGCTCGCTAAACACTTTGTAAACCTTGGTGTATTACTACgttttttaaaagtggttcagAAATATGTTCGTCAGACCAAATTTCAATGAGGCATTTTACCTCATCTTTGGTCCAAGTTAAACCGTGTTTCATGTTGCGagccattagcaaaacaaatacttttttttttcacgtaaCACAATTCCAATTAAGCATTGCTGTACAAGTTGGTTAGTCGGTCCGTCGGGTCggattgctttctcaccacaagcGAACTGCTCCAGAGTTTTGGTGCAGATCCCACGATTGCCGTTTTCATATAGGTCTAAACCGAACCCAGGGAGAAAACGCACCAGGTTCCAAAACAAGCGCTCCAAATGAGACATGCGTGAAAATGCCTTAAGAACGTCTCATTAGTTGTAATTTAAGCATAAGAAACAGAGCTGTTGTGTTGAAGCTAATTTCAGGGTCAGAAAAATGTAAGCAGACTGAAACCGTTACTTTGGGTACCTAACCCAAATCCAGAGCTATCCGTTCACTGTTTGAGTTCCTGATTATATACCAGTACACATCAAGTAAGAGGAACTTCCTGGAGCAGTGAGGTCATTTCCTGCACAGTGTTAGTGGTTCATTCTAGTACTAACAGCTGTAAATGTTAGCACATTTACAATTAGTAAATAAAGGAACTTCAAGGTCtagtttacactttttttttcactctgcaTTTGACATTGGTAAAGCACTAAAAGACATTAGCTGGAAGAGGACAAGTAAGTTCAAtaaccagaaaaagaaaataaacccaACTTTCGCAAAACAAAAGGTTTCATTTGGTATGTAGCTAGGCTTAAACATAACGCAACAAGGTAATGTGTTGCACCTCAATGCTGGAGCTATAGCACACGCTTCTGAATctcaccacctgctgcactacacacatcagccaCGGTCGGTGTGATCTGACTGACTGAAGATCTGTAGCGTAAACAAATGACAGGCAATCTTGTCAGAATCAGGAACATACAGATATGTGGAAAGTTATTGACAGTCACATGGAATAATTGACAGTTACACCTCATGGTCAAATATATCAGGAAAATAAAGATGCTAGCCAGACTTGGAGAACACCAAGTACATCAGACTTAGTACAGCAGTGGCACGTAATAAATGTGTGATTTGTCCACCACTGATGTATAAATGATGTATGTATGGCCCAAAGCATGTTCTGAAAAATGATTGGCCCCCAATGCTGTTGGTAATGTTTGTCACTTCTGCAGCACTGCCTCACTCTGACTGACATCCTGAAAGAGAGCGAAGTGACTCTGCCTGACGGAGACCACCATCACGCTGACCCTCACGCTGACCTCCATACTGTGTTCGGTGTTCTACTCTACCACGTCTTACTGGGAGACTGCATCACCTCTCACAGCCTTCCTGCAGAGGACTTCTTCCTGGATTACATATTCAACCACTTTGGCCCAGATCACATCACTGTTCAAGGTATGACCACTTCATGTTAAATAAGAGCAAAGCAACCTGTTATTATCATGAACAACGCAGACCATCATCTGGTCTTTGTTGtttcagcatcatcatcatagcGACATCATTGTGTCTTTTACTAGTTGTGATtacattttttgggggggaatttTATGCTTTTAAAAATCGGACCATCGTGAAtaaaaagaatatatttattaatgcttAACTATAGAGCTACATAGTAATAAGTCTGTCCTTATAATAAGACATATTACTTCACAGAAGCTACCtgagaataaaaacaacataattacatgtaaataatataatttaaaataataatataatatagtttcatattttactataatataataaaataatatataagtgCTTagtattttaatattatgtataaattattttacatacatactgtacatacaagtGCATGAattgtaatgatttatttagctttttatggttttaaaaatgaaaatgatttttaaaaaataaataaataaataaataaaatacaaaacgtatttattaatgattaatgaaaaGTATACAGAGATTGTCAAGTGATTattcaatataaaatattctatgcataaataattatatgtGGCCTACACATATACGCACCGGGATTTGAGCGGTAATGTTGTAATGAAAAAGCCTTTGGGTGATTTGAAAACTTTCCAGCAGCCAATTTAACAAAATCAAATCATTTTAGCCcccaaaaatgaacatttcactgaaatttcagtgcatccctaattgTAATGTACACTGTGTAACGAGCTCATGCTTTTGTTTAACAATATTTCTATACAGACCTCGACAGGTTGATGGGAGCTCTGAACCTGGGACAGAATAATGCTAATGACCATGAGCATGACCACAGCCACAGGGCCCATAATGAAGACATGAGACTCGTCCAACATGATGAAGAGGGCCTCAGGCAGAGTCGCGATGAGCCTCGGGCCTCCAACAACAGCTGGGACATGGTAATTACTGAGCCACTGGAGTAATTACGTCCAGGGTCGTTCAGCCCCATCGCCGTCGCCTCTTAGTCTTGGCACGTCAGCGTCGGTCATTACACGGCCAGCTGAAACCCTGGCAAAACGTGCCACGCTGATCAAGCTGCTTTGATTTGGCTGATCCAAACCCTAAACGTAGCTATTATAAGCACAGACGTCCAGCTGCGTACAGATCAAGTGTAAGTGGGCAATGATAAAGTGCTTCCAGAGCGTGTGCCATTGGCTCTGTGTGGTCACATGGGAAATTTATGTACATgacagaaatataaatgaagTGCGTTTTGTTGAGGGCAAAGGAAACGTAATTTAGTGGTGACGAGCATGATATTACGCTCCGGGTTCTGACACGGCGTGTCAGTGGCTGATCGGCGCGGACGCATATCGAGGCACACGTGTTGCAAGATGATAGCGATTCATCCGAGGACTCAATTTCATCTGTCTTCAGTAATCACAGTTTAAGCACGTTAAACGAAGACACACATGCGATCTTCCAAGCAGTCCATGATGAGTACTTAAAAATCTGCATAATGTTGTGTCTAATTTTGGAGATATGTTATTTGCTGTGCGTGTAAACAGCACTCGGTGGCATCGTGTTTACAGAGTTGTAATCTCGCGCTGTGTGATTATCGTCTTATGGAATTGCATCATGTAGGACACCGTCATCCATTTTGTACTAATGTTTTtctcatttactttaatatcaGATTTATAtgcttatttactttttaatatttaatcctGAATATTTATAATCATGTATAAAGTCTTGtttattgcacttttttttttcgtatGCCACTTCTAAACACGTGTTACAGTGTAACTGAGAACATTAGCTCTttgggtgttttgtttttctaatcCAGGCGCTTTTGTAATATATGGGtctttcattttattgtgtttaataaaatttttaattttcatagatttgtagtttcatgaatgtgttttcattattactttgtttaatatttcagtGTAGCACTATAAAGTTACTTATGAAGTACAAAATAAGTAATGATaatggatattattattatcattactatattatttatttactttatttagaACATATGTGCTTCTGggaaattatttactttttataaaaaaatgttttttgagtTTCATctaagtgtattattattattattattattattattattatttcattgcGTACAGTTCTGTTTCCGTGCCGAGGAGTTGTTGAAGATCTACCAGATGAACAGCTCAGGACTGGACAGAGATCAGTTCACTCGGCTGAGCCCAGCTCTGACCCAGCAGCTCCTTAGTAAAGCCTGTACTGAGACCAAACCCCCGACGGTGGTGTCCGACTCCCTCAGCACCACAGAGCGTAAGTCTCTACTAATGTCATGCCTTCACAGTAAATTCTGGTTAAACGCAAAACAAGGGAGGCATATCCGAATAATATCCGAATCATATCAATAATCAGGagataattgttttaaaaaatatcaggCTTACCTATGATTTGGACcgataatcagtccctccaggatttttacGATAGCAGAATTGAccgcaaaatcaagaaaactccCCGATATTCGGAGaagcttgaaatttttcaaaattaccgcagatttgggccaagacgcgtgatgtgacatcatcacaactggcattcagccaaagccctttttgattcatgtgcgttgaacatggtacagctaaaaggtctcgtttaccaacaaacatcactgtgaaagacgatcgcgatttcaccaattcaagtagttttccacaaataaaataacaaaaaactaaaaaaaaaagccgcagcaaaatcctgtacggatttGATCATCCAAACTGATATTTGATAATGCATTTCTTGTATTCCAATggagcagaaactttaggaaaCTGTGCTTTAACTggtgttactgttaccacccaaactgttgcttattttcctataacatcctgtcctgaagtgttttattcctcttataccacagcaatttcccaatgatacgttttaaaaacatttttataaacgAATGGCACGTCATACTCTCAGTCCATACGTAGTTCCACTCAGTGTTGTGCAGTGTCCTTACTGTGGCATCTGTAGTCTTGCATGATGTCTTCTTTTGTCTTGTGGATTTTTGTGAATAAATTACTCTAAtgtacttgtttttttcccctgttatATTGGACTtactaatgtttaattaaaaattatttttatagtttCAAAATGTCTTTAGGCTTTCCTCAAGTTTTGTGTCCAAGAGGCTGCAGTGCCAAAAAAGTTTTCTCAGCGGAGTATGACGTTAGCAGCTTTTTCACAAGCAAATACCAAATCCTGAACGGAAGAACATCTTGAGAGTTGCGTATAATTTGAGCTAAATAGCCTAGAACCAAACTGACATTTAGCATGactttagctaactagctagcattaAGAATCAGAACCTAAGGTTATTCAACTCCTTCTATTTAGAAATgtagctactttttttttcttctctattcAGCATGCATGACATCATTTGAGTTATcctgggggggtgggggggcactTCCCCAGGTGATGTGCACTAATTTTGATGACCAAACTTAGACGTACTGGAAAGATTCTTGAATTTCACTTTTGAAAATCTGTATGGTTTGGAAATGGAATTAAGATAAGCAGAAATCATTTCATACATGGTTTAGAGTATTTCATTCCACTAGTAAAGAGGATACATTGAGTGTCTCGATTATAATTTCAAGCATCTACTGCATTTCTATGTAGTTTCATCCAGGATTAAAAGATGAAATGCTTCCTCTCTGCAGGATACGTGTACGCCACCCTGGCCAACGCGGTGATCTGTCTGATGGCCATGTTCGGGATCGTGGTGCTGCTGTGTACGTCCTGCAGCAGCCTGTTCCAACTGTGTATTCAGTTCTGCATCAGTCTCGCCGTGGGCTCGCTGACGGGTGACGCTCTGCTCCACCTCCTTCCCATGGTGAGAGAGCCAGAGGAAATGATCGTACAGTTGTACATTGTACAGTTTTATGGCGTGtgacatttatttgacattcaGAAACTGTACAATATGTTGAATTTATCGTAGAAGCGAGAAAGGAGATGCATTTCGTTACATTTGTGGATTAGCATTTACAACACTGGGTCATTTTAATGATCCTGTTTATGTACAACTTGCCCTTTTCTTTTTAGTGTATTCCACCCTGAATctcctgaatattttctggttcaAAACTGCTGTTACATACCTGATAAAGTTAATCAAGTATGGTGTTAAAtatagctagctggctagtatTACCCTTCAGGTTGTAATTTAAATcgttaaacatgaaacaaatgaatgagACTCAAGTCAGGCAGTCCGTCTGTTCACATTATCACGATGAGCAAAGTCACAGTGATCTTTAGAGTGGCTGAATACATGTTAAAATCTATTTAgtacttttttattcatttattgtttttccCTTTTTCCCTTGTAAAATTTCATTCGAATCATAattctttatacattttttaatgtttgaatgAGCTGCTGTTTCGCTGGCACAAAgtattgtgatttattttttttgccaggtGCACACATGATGATAAGCTGATTCATTTAGAGGATCTTACGTTATTCAAATGAGCAAAATAACACATCCATTACGCATACGTTTCGTCGTGACTGTCATTTatatgcctatatatatatatatatataccttaaAAATTGCAAAATATAGGATGACGTCAgtgcaaatatataaatgtatcacCAACAGTGTGATTTACTGCAGCCGTGTTACTTCGAGAACAGCAGTTGCCTGTGCAAATTAGTACTAACGAAGGACAGGTATTGTATTTGCAGAAACCCATTTCTGCAACTACCAGACAAACATAatttattatgaaatgaaaGTTTCTCAGAATGATGTCTCAAAGTAATGACAAGGTATATTATAGTTATGATGCAGAAAGGTTATTAATACGCGTAATTATGAATATGTGTGACAGTTTGAGTTTACTCACCATCGCTGTTAAGAACAATGCTGTAAGTGCATGCAGAAATCTCATTTACACAATTATTCTTTGTAAGTATCCCACAACACTCTTAACTAAGTGCATGCAGCAATGATGAGACTGGACACAGATTTAAGATTATATTAAATCAGTGGAGACATAATGAGTGAAAGACATGTTGGATGTGTGTGGTTTAAATCTGTGACCAATTAAATAAGACTGCAGTGAACACTTGATTCGAGCTCAAGCTCTAAACACCAGCTCGCTCCGTCCCACTCAAATGCCTGCTTCTTCTTAATGTTAATGCTTTTTTCCTGTAGGTGAGACAAAAAAGCATCGCAGCTCCACACGACTGCTGCCGAACTGTTTCCCACCTCAGAGCTCAGCCTGATCACTCTCGTCCATTTCACTGCGGGAGAATCGTTCACGGGGCCCGTATGAGATTTCCTACCTCTTATTTCCCCGGGGCCGCCTCTCCCGGCAATAACGCCTCCGCAACTTCATCCGTCCTGATGCTTGTCATAAGAACATAACAGGCAACCTGTCACGCAGTGTCAACAGCATGAGTGAGAAATAACAGGATTACGGCAGGAAAAAGGAGCAGCGTCTAATTGAACGGAAGGCTGAAATTGCTTTTCAGGGCTTTTGGGGGAAACAGGGGAAAATACAGAGTTTTGGTTAGAGGTAATTGCATCGTCAGGGTTATGATTTGATAGCCATGTcatgttttttgtctgtgtgtgtgtgtgtgtgtgtgtgtgtgtgtgtgtgtgtgtagttcttgGGGATACATGTGCACAGCGACGGAGCGAGTGAACATGCACATGACACTACGTACATCTTTAAACTACTGGTGCTTTTGGGAGGGATCTATTACTTCTACCTGATGGAGACCATCTTCTCAATCATCactcacaaaaacaaacactctcATCACCATGAAGTAAGTTGCTAATTGTGAGGTTTATTAAATGCATAgcctacagttgcaatcaaaatgattcaacccccattgcaagtCAGGTTTAtaatcaaaatgtacagactttcagctgtttgcgatgaacaaatcaaacaaaagtaattgaaatagttcaacacaacgaatgcttcaagtggtttccccaaattcaacaaaaaaatgcaacttataatgatttctccagtttcaaaattattcaaccccctcaatagaatccctcacaacagcacaaatatacaaaacaggtgttgtaTCAAGCACACCTGaagcaactaatcaagggcttcattaattgcaccaggtgtgcttgagacaacacttgttttgcatatttgtgctgttgtgagtgctggaacacatgaaatacactacctggacagggcagagaaaggaagctatcaacagctgcaagcagatttctgagaaggcaggttgtgacaaaccctcgagtgactgcaaaagacctgcagcaagacttggaggcaacaggcactgaggtttccgtgagcacagtaaggcacgtactaaatgcataaggtttccatgccagaactccaagacgtacaccactactgacccaaaagcacaagaaaagtcgctcaaaatcatataaataagccacagaagttttgggattctgttctgtggagcaatgaaacaaaactggaacttttcagcacgatcgATCAGCGctatgtctggaggaaaaagAGTGAAGAAAGAAcgctctgtccacagtcgagcatggtggtggctcggtgatgctctgcagctgctttgcatcctctggcactggaaacctgcagcatgtggaaggcgagatggattcattgaaatatcaggaaatcctaggagaaaacatcatgacgtctgtgaggaagctgaagcttgggaatcattggaccttccagcagaacaatgatcccaagcatacctcaaattccaccaaggcttggttgcagaagaagtcctggaagattctacagggccatcacagtcacctgacttgaaccccagaGAAAGTCTCTGGtgagatttgaagaaggcggttgcagcacgcaaacccaagaacattactgaactggactccattgctcatgaggaacgggataagattcctcaggaacgctgccagaaaaTATGCATcccatttgcagcaggtcataacagcaaaagtttgctctactaaatactaaattttgattgcaagtgtatattacacaaaaaatggctaaaaagCATTATTTAGATTTAGAATGGAGGCAACACATCACAAGTGTTGACGGTGATGTGTAATTGAGGCTGGCTGAATGAATCATACAAGAGTGAGGAGGTCACATTGCCATGCTGTCTATTGCTATAAGAC
The sequence above is drawn from the Ictalurus furcatus strain D&B chromosome 24, Billie_1.0, whole genome shotgun sequence genome and encodes:
- the slc39a4 gene encoding zinc transporter ZIP4 isoform X1 — translated: MLSVRVMLLFCLALLGVSRAAPEDVYIKVVRLLSPGEEYLSETALQSFFKLLEKRVQCAGVSCEKCLSEESVGQLVSNYSSSSGVQVEGFFRLAAGFSLLLSSPSNTCTAITEGRWEQETRRFIHMLLDHSEHSLDELLHDIEEHYIPEHHNGHCLTLTDILKESEVTLPDGDHHHADPHADLHTVFGVLLYHVLLGDCITSHSLPAEDFFLDYIFNHFGPDHITVQDLDRLMGALNLGQNNANDHEHDHSHRAHNEDMRLVQHDEEGLRQSRDEPRASNNSWDMFCFRAEELLKIYQMNSSGLDRDQFTRLSPALTQQLLSKACTETKPPTVVSDSLSTTERYVYATLANAVICLMAMFGIVVLLCTSCSSLFQLCIQFCISLAVGSLTGDALLHLLPMFLGIHVHSDGASEHAHDTTYIFKLLVLLGGIYYFYLMETIFSIITHKNKHSHHHEEDDEPHHCDHDKVLQMYQREKKSNLSTSQADLVDGEKKSFPDSEAAPRTREQRLLPYMITIGDSIHNFADGLAIGAAFSLSWRSGLATSLAVLCHELPHELGDFAVLLHCGMSVKKALLLNVGSALTSFIGLYIALSVSTDSGAKEWIAAVTAGLFLYVGLADMLPTMIHVDSERPWVTFLLQNLGLLCGWAILLLLSLYEDKIGI